In Phlebotomus papatasi isolate M1 chromosome 1, Ppap_2.1, whole genome shotgun sequence, the following proteins share a genomic window:
- the LOC129810286 gene encoding aspartate aminotransferase, cytoplasmic: MPSVFDIVEQGPPIEVFALTKAFNEDSYDRKVNLGVGAYRTDEGKPWVLPVVRRTESQIASNEALNHEYITVTGNEQFTKAAVELLLGEDSPAVKEKRAFGCQSLSGTGALRLGAELLARVMHRTTFYVSIPTWENHMKVFTYAGFTQAKTYRYWDPEIRGINFDGMIADLEAAPEGSVIILHACAHNPTGCDPTQEQWKKIADVCEAKKLFPFFDSAYQGFASGDPIRDAFAVRYFVSRGFEMLCAQSFAKNFGLYSERIGNLTIVFNNPAKMPAVVSQVSLLIRGMFSNPPAYGSRIVGTILTDPKLREEWMTCIKAMSARIRQMRKMLYDNLVALKTPGTWKHIIEQIGMFSYTGLNEAQSKRLVEEFHIYLLKSGRISMCGLNEKNVEYVAKAIHTVITAPK; this comes from the exons ATGCCAAGTGTCTTTGATATTGTGGAGCAAGGTCCACCAATTGAGGTTTTTGCCCTCACAAAAGCCTTCAATGAGGATTCCTATGACAGAAAAGTCAACCTGGGTGTTGGGG CTTATCGCACGGACGAAGGGAAGCCATGGGTGTTGCCAGTGGTGAGGAGAACAGAGTCTCAAATAGCTAGCAATGAGGCGCTCAATCATGAGTACATCACAGTGACGGGAAATGAGCAGTTTACAAAGGCTGCTGTGGAACTTCTACTTGGTGAGGATTCACCGGCAGTTAAAGAAAAACGTGCCTTCGGATGTCAGAGTTTATCTGGCACCGGAGCCTTGCGTCTTGGTGCTGAATTGCTGGCTCGTGTAATGCACAGGACAACTTTTTATGTCTCCATTCCGACGTGGG aaaatcacATGAAAGTCTTCACATATGCCGGATTCACTCAGGCCAAAACGTACAGGTATTGGGATCCTGAGATAAGAGGTATCAATTTTGATGGTATGATCGCTGATCTTGAGGCTGCGCCTGAGGGATCGGTGATCATTTTGCATGCTTGTGCTCACAATCCAACTGGATGTGATCCAACACAGGAACAGTGGAAGAAGATTGCAGATGTGTGCGAGGCGAAAAAGCTCTTCCCATTTTTCGATTCTGCATATCAAGGATTTGCCAGTGGCGATCCCATTAGGGATGCCTTTGCTGTCCGCTACTTTGTATCCCGTGGCTTTGAGATGCTATGTGCTCAGAGTTTTGCCAAAAATTTTGGACTTTATT CTGAAAGAATTGGAAATTTGACAATTGTTTTCAACAATCCTGCCAAAATGCCGGCTGTGGTGTCTCAAGTGTCACTATTAATTAGGGGTATGTTTTCCAATCCTCCGGCTTATGGGAGTCGTATTGTCGGTACGATTCTCACTGATCCGAAATTGCGAGAAGAGTGGATGACGTGTATTAAGGCGATGTCAGCACGTATTAGGCAGATGCGAAAGATGCTCTATGATAATTTGGTTGCACTCAAGACACCGGGAACATGGAAACATATTATTGAACAAATTGGTATGTTCTCCTACACGGGGCTGAATGAGGCTCAATCCAAGCGACTTGTCGAAGAGTTTCATATCTACCTTCTTAAATCTGGACGTATTTCGATGTGTGGACTCAATGAGAAGAATGTGGAGTATGTGGCCAAAGCGATTCACACTGTTATTACCGCACCTAAATAA